CAGCTTCAGTTCAGCGACAAAGCAAGTCACAACAAACAAAACGAATTATTTGCTCGCAAAGGCTTTCGAACCATGAAGACTTGGGTTTTGTTACTCAAATTAAATTGATGAAGGCGATACCAATGCCTTTTAAACGCGAAGCATTGATTAACAGTCGGGTTGAGTTATTTATACAAGAAGGTAATCGAGTAATCGCCGAGTTGGGTGTCGGGCATACAACCTTTGAAGGCGAAATGACCCAGGTAATTTTGCGAACCCCTGCATGTGAGTTTCGTCGCCAATCCATAGAGCAAGACTTGTACTTAGTCGTGTTACAAGCTGGTATTGAGCTTCATCGAGAAGAAATTCCAAACTGTGACATCGCTATTAATGAGATGCCGATTGTTCTTAAGTCAGACGGTGAACATGATTGGGTCATTGGACAAGGAAGCGTAAATGTCAAAGCCGACCAACTTAAAGTTCTTTTGCTAAAAGGTTCAACGTACACAGCCGAGTTTCCAGACTTGTGCAAGTCAGTAACGACTGAACGCTACCAATTAGTAGAGTTTAGTGGGGAAATTAAGGTTGATTACCGTACTGAAGAAGGTGAAGGCGACACCTATGTAATATCGACTCGTCAGTCAGCAGTGTTGGCTGAGCAAGTGAGTGTGCGAGGAGCTAAATTACAGTATTACTCTAGTACGGGACAACCAATCTATTTGGGTTTGCCAACCATTACCAGTCAAGAAGCGAATACAGAATTGTGGTTAGGTAGTAAGCCATTAGGAGAAGCTCATCAATCTGGTTTGTTTGGTATCCAATCAGTACGTTTAAAGGGGAGTGGTAATCGCACAATACTTCGTAAACGGCTTGCTATTCTTCCGCAGTCATTCCAGTTTGAGCTTAAGCCGTCTAAACAAGCTAATAGTGGCTACGTTGATCTTCATTGTGAACGCAACTTATTTGTATCGATAGAAGGAGAGCAAATCTCTTATAAGCAAACAAATATAGAAAGCGGTAAAAGGATCAAGGTGACAGCCGAAGGGGCACCGCCAGCAGATATTATTGTTTCCATAAGTGCTAACTTGATGGCTGACCCGATAAAAGTACGGGTACCTTTTCCAGCGTCTGGTGCATTAATCTTTGACAAAGATGGTAAGGGTCTAGCTAAACGTATCACCATCGATGATTTATTAGGCGCGCGTATTCAGTTTTTCCCGCGCGTGGATGTTGCGGCGAGTTATCATATTGA
This Vibrio ostreae DNA region includes the following protein-coding sequences:
- a CDS encoding STY4851/ECs_5259 family protein, whose protein sequence is MDTTSRSKLGSASMIFDSTSVSGCLRAILTKRELSQPTGQPLFTYQLSEPEYRHLQISLKSQKLPTKLHRDSSWCAAFCLFSAEWYRRKYQGGWSWSGISSSLGFELDANQRSKVIKTGFKYWQRTVSQYNDDRHSFLGSVFREGGLPYGLLASQGGRFLVIFKRILRVFDDAQAFGQSPFELVLEGLEHLPEAFKQETTVDLITNMAELLLRLTDEYNLQQQEQPVNHLDTQLPNWRDLFPIPLDTDTGSEFLSSLLTSASVQRQSKSQQTKRIICSQRLSNHEDLGFVTQIKLMKAIPMPFKREALINSRVELFIQEGNRVIAELGVGHTTFEGEMTQVILRTPACEFRRQSIEQDLYLVVLQAGIELHREEIPNCDIAINEMPIVLKSDGEHDWVIGQGSVNVKADQLKVLLLKGSTYTAEFPDLCKSVTTERYQLVEFSGEIKVDYRTEEGEGDTYVISTRQSAVLAEQVSVRGAKLQYYSSTGQPIYLGLPTITSQEANTELWLGSKPLGEAHQSGLFGIQSVRLKGSGNRTILRKRLAILPQSFQFELKPSKQANSGYVDLHCERNLFVSIEGEQISYKQTNIESGKRIKVTAEGAPPADIIVSISANLMADPIKVRVPFPASGALIFDKDGKGLAKRITIDDLLGARIQFFPRVDVAASYHIELKGPMKSRDAYYYWEYKVTDKVLEVSLYEFRHRIQELLAASGELDDEVRMVIGGGGL